A genomic region of Cygnus atratus isolate AKBS03 ecotype Queensland, Australia chromosome 13, CAtr_DNAZoo_HiC_assembly, whole genome shotgun sequence contains the following coding sequences:
- the LOC118245321 gene encoding rho-related GTP-binding protein RhoG-like, producing MQTIKCVVVGDGAVGKTCLLISYTTNAFPEEYIPTVFDNYSAQMTVDGRTVSLNLWDTAGQEEYDRLRTLSYPQTNVFVICFSIGSPSSYANVRHKWHPEVSHHCPNVPILLVGTKRDLRNDLETVKKLKEQSLAPTTPQQGTSLAKQIGAVKYLECSALNQEGVREVFAEAVRAVLYPVTKKNTRKCVLL from the coding sequence ATGCAGACTATAAAGTGCGTAGTTGTTGGAGATGGCGCTGTGGGAAAAACTTGTCTTCTCATCAGCTATACCACCAATGCCTTCCCCGAAGAGTACATCCCTACTGTGTTTGACAACTATAGTGCCCAAATGACTGTTGATGGCCGGACGGTTAGCCTGAATCTCTGGGACACTGCAGGCCAGGAGGAATACGACCGTCTGCGCACACTCTCGTATCCTCAAACCAATGTATTTGTCATCTGTTTCTCCATTGGTAGCCCCTCTTCCTATGCAAATGTGAGGCACAAATGGCACCCTGAAGTTTCTCACCACTGTCCTAATGTTCCCATTCTTTTAGTGGGCACGAAGAGAGACTTGAGAAATGACCTGGAAACAGTTAAAAAGTTGAAAGAGCAAAGCTTGGCTCCCACTACCCCGCAACAGGGGACTTCACTGGCTAAACAAATTGGAGCAGTCAAATATTTGGAGTGCTCAGCGTTGAATCAGGAGGGTGTTCGGGAGGTGTTTGCTGAAGCTGTTCGTGCAGTTCTGTATCCTGTGACAAAgaagaacacaagaaaatgtGTCTTATTGTAA